In Thermoflexus hugenholtzii JAD2, the genomic stretch TGTCCAAGAGCACGGCGGTGCGCAGGCTGCGCGGGCCCTGGCTCCGCAGATGGGCCTGCAGATACTGCAACGTCAGCCCCGTGTCCACGATGTCCTCCACCAGCAACACGTCCCGATCGGTGACCGGGGCATTGAGATCCTTCAGGATGCGGACCACCCCCGAGGTCTCGGTGGCCGTCCCGTAGCTGGAGCAGGCGATGAAATCCACTTGGGCCCGCACCCCCTCCAGGTGCCGGAGGAGATCCGCGCAGAACACGAAGGCGCCCTTGAGGACCCCCACCACCAGCAGCTCCTGCCCCCGGTAATCCGCAGAGATCTGCGCCGCCAGATCCCGCACCCGCGCCGCCAGCTCCTCCGCGCCGATCAGCGGCTCGATCCGATGGGGCCGCATGGCCAGCCTCCTGCCGGGTTTTCGCCGCCCCGATTATACCCACAGGTCTCTCCCCTTCAGACCCGGGGTATGATCATGCTGAGATCCCCGAAGCAGGGAGATGCGGTGCGCGAGCACGACCTGATCACCCTGGAATGGCCCAAGATCCGGGAGCGGCTGGCGGCTTACACCGCCTTCCCCTGGAGCGCGGAGAAGGCCCGCGCCCTGCGCCCCTCCGCCGACCC encodes the following:
- a CDS encoding phosphoribosyltransferase, with the protein product MRPHRIEPLIGAEELAARVRDLAAQISADYRGQELLVVGVLKGAFVFCADLLRHLEGVRAQVDFIACSSYGTATETSGVVRILKDLNAPVTDRDVLLVEDIVDTGLTLQYLQAHLRSQGPRSLRTAVLLD